The following coding sequences lie in one Gemmatimonadota bacterium genomic window:
- a CDS encoding redoxin domain-containing protein yields MIEVGSEAPDFTLTRRVREAPVRLADFRGERNVVLLFFPLAFSGTCTEELCRFAEDYSTWTGLGAEIIGISVDSPWVNAKFAEEVGADFPILSDFNKDVSRAYDVLYDDFFGMKGVSKRAAFIIDKTGVVRYAWMDDDSSVLPPFDEIAEALTKLP; encoded by the coding sequence ATGATCGAGGTGGGTAGCGAGGCGCCGGACTTCACGCTGACGCGACGCGTGCGCGAGGCCCCGGTACGGCTCGCTGACTTCCGGGGGGAACGCAACGTCGTTCTTCTTTTCTTCCCCTTGGCATTCTCCGGTACCTGCACGGAGGAGCTCTGTCGCTTCGCAGAAGACTACTCCACCTGGACGGGGCTCGGCGCCGAGATCATCGGGATCAGTGTGGATTCGCCCTGGGTGAACGCCAAGTTCGCAGAGGAGGTGGGTGCGGACTTTCCCATCCTCTCGGATTTCAACAAGGACGTCAGTCGCGCCTACGACGTGCTGTATGACGACTTCTTCGGCATGAAAGGCGTGTCCAAACGCGCCGCTTTCATCATCGACAAGACAGGTGTGGTCCGTTACGCCTGGATGGACGACGACTCGTCCGTTCTGCCGCCCTTCGATGAGATCGCCGAGGCGCTGACCAAGCTACCTTGA
- a CDS encoding acyl-CoA thioesterase, with protein MSPDQKQGVTSKGTPKSPAASESQVSELMMPHQVNNLGNVFGGAVLSMVDRAAAVAAMRHAGQNCVTVSIDRVDFREPIYAGELVTCKARVNYVGRTSMEVGVRVEAENLLTGTRRHTNTCFLTFVAIDEHGRPQPVPALEPQTEAERKRWHEAQRRREVRQTLAIELGEDY; from the coding sequence AGGGTGTCACCTCGAAGGGCACACCCAAGTCTCCGGCGGCCTCCGAGTCGCAGGTCTCCGAGCTGATGATGCCCCATCAGGTGAACAACCTGGGCAACGTGTTCGGCGGTGCGGTGCTCTCCATGGTGGACCGTGCTGCCGCCGTGGCGGCCATGCGGCATGCGGGCCAGAACTGCGTGACCGTCTCGATCGACCGGGTAGACTTCAGGGAGCCGATCTACGCCGGCGAACTGGTGACCTGCAAGGCGCGCGTGAACTACGTGGGGCGTACGTCGATGGAAGTGGGCGTGCGGGTGGAGGCCGAGAACCTGCTGACCGGTACTCGCCGCCATACGAACACCTGCTTCCTGACCTTCGTGGCGATCGACGAGCACGGCCGGCCCCAGCCCGTGCCAGCGCTGGAGCCACAGACGGAGGCGGAGCGCAAGCGCTGGCACGAGGCCCAGCGCCGGCGTGAAGTGCGCCAGACGCTCGCCATCGAGCTCGGCGAAGACTATTGA
- a CDS encoding methyltransferase domain-containing protein, translating into MSPTDSRSPAQIYEEDFVPAVFGPWGSTMSDLAGLTPGERVLDVACGTGALTRVAAARVGPAGSITGLDANPEMLEVAQRVAPGLEWRRGRAEALPFDDDNFDAVVSQFGFMFFDDQVGALREMMRVLRPGGRLAVSVCDALDHSPGYAVLTVLLQRLFGDEVARAFAAPFTSGDPRRLQELCRQAGIASARVQRVEGAVRFASVADLVSTERACAWTLGGLLDDDQFQLLLEHAEESLRPFVEADGRLNLSMPCLVITAERPR; encoded by the coding sequence ATGTCCCCGACCGACAGCCGTTCTCCGGCACAGATCTACGAGGAGGACTTCGTCCCGGCCGTCTTCGGACCCTGGGGCTCCACCATGAGCGACCTCGCCGGGCTCACCCCCGGTGAGCGCGTCCTGGACGTCGCCTGCGGCACGGGCGCCCTCACGCGAGTGGCGGCCGCGCGCGTAGGCCCCGCCGGCTCGATCACCGGACTGGACGCCAACCCGGAGATGTTGGAAGTGGCCCAGCGCGTCGCGCCGGGCCTCGAGTGGCGAAGAGGCCGCGCGGAGGCACTCCCCTTCGACGACGACAATTTCGACGCGGTGGTCAGCCAGTTCGGATTCATGTTCTTCGACGACCAGGTCGGAGCCCTCCGCGAGATGATGCGCGTCTTGAGACCCGGCGGTCGTCTCGCCGTCTCCGTGTGCGACGCCCTCGACCACTCGCCCGGCTATGCGGTGCTCACCGTGCTGCTCCAACGCTTGTTCGGCGATGAGGTGGCGCGCGCTTTCGCGGCCCCATTCACCAGCGGGGATCCGCGGCGTCTGCAGGAGCTTTGCAGGCAGGCCGGCATTGCTTCCGCTCGCGTCCAGCGCGTGGAAGGCGCGGTCCGTTTCGCATCGGTGGCGGATCTCGTGTCAACGGAGCGAGCCTGCGCCTGGACGCTGGGCGGTCTGTTGGACGATGATCAGTTCCAGTTGCTCCTGGAGCACGCCGAAGAGTCGCTGCGCCCCTTTGTCGAGGCGGATGGCCGGCTGAACCTCAGCATGCCCTGCCTGGTGATCACGGCAGAACGGCCGCGCTGA